From Burkholderia pseudomultivorans, the proteins below share one genomic window:
- a CDS encoding DNA-binding protein, with product MSTIEVIRKPSIERAFREALSDPRSRGPVADALGWDDSQVSRFLSGNLGVPINKIDAGLNALELRVVSREYLDGLSTMSKVGVNCHCAREGFGECGGRW from the coding sequence ATGAGCACGATTGAGGTCATCCGGAAGCCGAGCATCGAGCGGGCATTTCGGGAAGCGCTGAGCGATCCGCGCAGCCGCGGGCCGGTTGCGGACGCGCTCGGCTGGGACGATTCACAGGTGAGCCGGTTTCTGTCGGGGAACCTCGGCGTTCCGATCAACAAAATCGACGCGGGGCTGAATGCTCTCGAACTGCGCGTCGTCTCGCGCGAGTACCTGGACGGGTTGTCGACGATGAGCAAGGTGGGCGTGAACTGCCACTGCGCACGGGAGGGTTTCGGGGAGTGCGGCGGCCGCTGGTGA
- a CDS encoding DUF6932 family protein yields the protein MIPPFDMRGLLPAGIHSATWAEVSSYFVHDVRRTTLLSNAREFALTHLRPQFPMCPLFLAGSTFSDKPYPNDIEACLTIKRAELQLPDGWQKAFNLSGQHDSIKARYEVDFYLSIEQPGANDFSQFFQYVGDKTAAIKHLQAKDKRGIIEVTQWIHG from the coding sequence GTGATTCCACCATTTGACATGCGCGGGCTGCTGCCGGCCGGTATTCACTCTGCGACCTGGGCAGAGGTCAGTTCGTACTTCGTCCATGACGTGAGACGAACCACGTTGCTCAGCAACGCCAGAGAATTCGCGCTAACGCACCTCCGCCCACAATTTCCAATGTGTCCCCTGTTTTTGGCCGGGAGCACATTCAGTGACAAGCCCTACCCTAATGACATCGAGGCTTGCCTCACTATCAAGCGGGCCGAACTGCAGCTTCCCGACGGTTGGCAGAAAGCGTTCAACCTGAGCGGACAACACGATTCCATCAAAGCTCGCTACGAGGTAGACTTTTATCTTTCTATTGAACAGCCGGGAGCAAACGACTTTTCTCAATTCTTTCAGTACGTTGGAGACAAGACTGCAGCTATCAAGCACCTCCAGGCGAAAGATAAGCGCGGGATTATCGAGGTAACGCAATGGATACATGGGTAA
- a CDS encoding helix-turn-helix domain-containing protein, which translates to MSIKVQTMVWDRYPGEDHELLLALKLADYCDDNGEHIFPSIETMAEKTRRSARAVQYQIKSMVERGWLILVANAGGGRGRTCEYRINPEWINGAELAPISVGSKGATDAPIGKGATNSKKGATDDRKGAMGFAKGCNGLHPIHHEPPQEPSENHQGARRAPRVALHAELRSTELPDWLAFEDWDMWCEHREAKHKDAPWTRPAATVSIRKLTKLRSLGQDPKACIEEAVLRGWTGLFPLKGDVAATSSGAGTAVAPDWWKTAPGIRERGKQLGIDEKPNQVFEQFKARVFKAAGPGEWMEDMLRTVSRESEERYESLYAYFNDIPRDQGLQQAAA; encoded by the coding sequence ATGAGCATCAAGGTTCAAACGATGGTATGGGACCGGTATCCGGGCGAAGACCATGAACTGTTGCTCGCCCTGAAGCTGGCCGACTACTGCGACGACAACGGGGAGCACATTTTCCCGAGCATCGAAACGATGGCCGAGAAGACGCGTCGCTCGGCGCGCGCCGTTCAGTACCAGATCAAGAGCATGGTGGAGCGCGGCTGGTTGATCCTGGTCGCCAACGCAGGCGGCGGCCGTGGTCGTACGTGTGAATACCGCATCAATCCCGAATGGATAAACGGTGCAGAGCTTGCACCCATTTCCGTTGGCTCAAAGGGCGCAACGGATGCACCCATAGGAAAGGGTGCAACGAACAGCAAAAAGGGTGCAACGGACGACAGAAAGGGTGCAATGGGTTTCGCAAAAGGGTGCAATGGGTTGCACCCGATTCACCATGAACCACCACAGGAACCATCAGAGAACCACCAAGGCGCACGGCGTGCGCCGCGAGTTGCGTTGCATGCCGAGCTGCGTTCGACCGAACTGCCCGACTGGCTGGCGTTCGAGGATTGGGACATGTGGTGCGAACACCGGGAGGCAAAGCACAAAGACGCGCCTTGGACGCGCCCGGCCGCGACCGTATCGATCCGGAAGCTGACGAAGCTGCGTTCGCTGGGGCAAGACCCGAAGGCGTGCATCGAAGAGGCGGTACTGCGTGGCTGGACGGGCCTGTTCCCGCTGAAAGGCGACGTGGCCGCGACATCGTCGGGCGCCGGCACTGCGGTCGCGCCGGATTGGTGGAAGACGGCGCCGGGCATTCGCGAGCGCGGCAAGCAGCTCGGTATCGACGAAAAGCCGAATCAGGTGTTCGAGCAGTTCAAGGCGCGCGTGTTCAAGGCGGCAGGCCCGGGCGAATGGATGGAAGACATGCTGCGCACGGTCAGCCGCGAAAGCGAAGAGCGCTACGAGTCTCTGTACGCGTACTTCAACGACATTCCGCGCGACCAGGGCCTGCAACAGGCGGCGGCATGA
- a CDS encoding ParB/RepB/Spo0J family partition protein: protein MAKSSVEAYGAQSKVTALAMDPNDLELVMDPSHPLYDRRVHQEPNPKTVQNYRAIGVRKPVLFYKDPETGKNLIIDGRTRVINARELNRQLVAAGEEPITIPAIPQRTINDGGKTYSAVMVSTNEIRKEDSPINRAEKMARMLDAGHTEETVAVMFGVEVPTVQQSLKLLDCTAAVRDALELDQITVSHALKLAKLSPEKQREKVQAVIAAAEGKEGHEKARAQKAALTGDAAPRMRTRKQIAAELEKATGERADALRWVLNLDGDAPTAEAADSRQMSLDEAA, encoded by the coding sequence GTGGCAAAAAGCTCCGTTGAAGCATACGGCGCGCAGAGCAAGGTAACTGCGCTGGCGATGGACCCGAACGATCTCGAATTGGTCATGGACCCGTCGCACCCGTTGTACGACCGGCGCGTGCATCAAGAGCCGAATCCCAAGACAGTGCAGAACTATCGCGCGATCGGCGTGCGTAAACCGGTGCTGTTCTACAAGGATCCCGAGACGGGCAAGAACCTCATCATCGACGGCCGGACGCGCGTGATCAATGCGCGCGAGCTGAATCGACAACTGGTCGCCGCAGGTGAAGAACCGATCACGATCCCCGCAATTCCCCAGCGAACAATCAACGACGGCGGCAAGACGTACTCGGCCGTGATGGTTAGCACGAACGAGATCCGCAAGGAAGACTCGCCGATCAACCGTGCTGAAAAGATGGCCCGCATGCTCGACGCCGGCCACACGGAGGAAACGGTCGCCGTCATGTTCGGCGTCGAAGTGCCGACGGTACAGCAGTCACTGAAGCTGCTCGACTGCACGGCGGCCGTGCGTGATGCGCTCGAACTCGACCAGATCACGGTGTCACACGCGCTAAAGCTGGCGAAGCTATCGCCGGAGAAACAGCGCGAGAAGGTCCAGGCAGTCATCGCCGCAGCGGAAGGCAAGGAAGGCCACGAAAAGGCTCGTGCACAGAAAGCCGCTCTGACTGGCGACGCAGCTCCGCGTATGCGCACTCGCAAGCAGATCGCGGCCGAGCTGGAGAAGGCGACCGGCGAGCGTGCTGACGCGCTGCGGTGGGTTCTCAATCTCGATGGCGACGCGCCGACGGCCGAGGCTGCGGACTCCCGTCAAATGTCGCTCGACGAGGCTGCATGA